A genomic segment from Phragmites australis chromosome 6, lpPhrAust1.1, whole genome shotgun sequence encodes:
- the LOC133922060 gene encoding chaperone protein ClpD1, chloroplastic, which yields MEVCSCSTSSSVVPAGDRAGRRFAAAPSAAAVRWWGAAGAGRAVVLAQPLLRPAAVARPAQAPSRRARARRGGGVIKAVFERFTERAVKAVVLSQREARGLGEAAVAPRHLFLGLVAEDRSPGGFLSSGINIERAREECRGIGARGADAPAAAPSTAGSGLDTDVPFSTSSKQVFEVAVVLSRNMGSSFISPEHLAIALFTLDDPTTNNLLRSLGADPSQLASAAVHRLHAELAKDGREPAGASSFKVPEKSPAGTGRSAFSKSLNKKKDKGALDQFCLDLTTQASGGFIDPIIGREEEIERVVQIICRRTKNNPILLGEAGVGKTAIAEGLALRIANGDVPIYLVAKRIMSLDVGLLIAGAKERGELESRVTSIIREVREAGDVILFIDEVHNLIGSGTVGKGKGAGLDIGNLLKPPLARGELQCIAATTLDEHRMHFEKDKALARRFQPVLVDEPSQEDAVKILLGLREKYETYHKCKFTLEAINAAVYLSARYIPDRQLPDKAIDLIDEAGSRARMESFNRKKEEQSSILLKSPDEYWQEIRAAQAMHEVVSSNKMKYNSNENDQKSGTTDVEAPCEDNTGSTSTASLSADELVVVGTEEIARVASLWSGIPVQQLTADDKKILVGLDDELRKRVIGQDEAVVAISRAVKRSRVGLNDPDRPIATLLFCGPTGVGKTELTKALAASYFGSESAMLRLDMSEYMERHTVSKLIGSPPGYIGYGETGTLTEAVRRKPFTVVLLDEIEKAHPDIFNILLQIFEDGHLTDSQGRRVSFKNTLIVMTSNVGSTSISKGRQSMGFLKEDTESSSYVAMKSLVMEELKAFFRPELLNRIDEMVVFRPLEKSQMLAILDIILKEVKGRLLALGIGLEVSDAMKDLICQEGYDKSYGARPLRRAVTHLIEDVISEAILFGEFKPGDTILMDIDAEGKPCLSHLDEQIVQVSDPTRTF from the exons ATGGAGGTGTGCAGCTGCTCCACCTCGTCGTCCGTTGTCCCCGCTGGGGATCGCGCCGGCAGGAGGTTCGCCGCCGCGCCGTCGGCGGCCGCGGTGCGGTGGTGGGGCGCGGCGGGGGCCGGGAGGGCGGTGGTGCTGGCGCAGCCGCTGCTGCGGCCGGCGGCTGTGGCGAGGCCAGCGCAGGCGCCCTCGCGGCGCGCgcgggcgcggcgcggcggaggGGTGATCAAGGCGGTGTTCGAGCGGTTCACGGAGCGGGCCGTCAAGGCAGTGGTGCTGTCGCAGCGGGAGGCCCGGGGGCTCGGGGAGGCCGCGGTGGCGCCGCGCCACCTCTTCCTCGGGCTCGTCGCGGAGGACAGGTCCCCCGGCGGTTTCCTCTCGTCGGGGATCAATATCGAGCGCGCGCGCGAGGAGTGCCGCGGCATCGGCGCCAGGGGCGCGGACGCGCCCGCTGCGGCGCCGTCGACGGCCGGATCGGGGCTCGACACCGACGTGCCCTTCTCCACGAGCAGCAAGCAGGTGTTCGAGGTGGCCGTCGTGCTGTCCAGGAACATGGGCTCCAGCTTCATCTCGCCGGAGCACCTCGCCATCGCGCTTTTCACCCTCGACGATCCCACCACCAACAACCTCCTTAGGAG TTTGGGAGCGGATCCCAGTCAGCTAGCATCTGCTGCGGTCCACCGTCTGCATGCGGAGCTTGCAAAAGATGGCAGAGAACCTGCAGGAGCATCTTCTTTCAAAGTCCCAGAGAAATCTCCTGCTGGAACTGGAAGATCTGCCTTCTCCAAATCCTTGAATAAAAAGAAAG ATAAGGGTGCACTTGATCAATTTTGTTTAGATTTGACCACACAAGCTAGTGGAGGTTTCATCGATCCTATAATAGGTCGTGAGGAGGAGATTGAGAGAGTTGTTCAGATAATATGCCGACGGACAAAGAACAATCCTATTCTTTTGGGTGAGGCAGGTGTTGGCAAAACTGCAATTGCTGAGGGGCTGGCTCTTAGAATTGCAAATGGAGATGTCCCCATTTACCTTGTG GCAAAGCGTATAATGTCACTGGATGTTGGTCTACTTATTGCTGGTGCaaaagagaggggtgaattggAGTCTAGGGTTACCAGTATAATTCGTGAAGTCCGGGAAGCAG GTGATGTTATTCTTTTCATCGATGAGGTTCACAATCTTATTGGATCTGGAACTGTTGGAAAGGGTAAGGGTGCCGGCCTTGACATTGGCAACTTGCTGAAGCCCCCGCTCGCTAGAGGTGAATTGCAG TGCATTGCGGCTACAACTCTAGATGAACATCGAATGCATTTTGAGAAGGATAAGGCTTTGGCCCGGCGGTTCCAGCCAGTATTAGTAGATGAGCCTAGTCAG GAAGATGCTGTGAAGATTTTACTTGGTCTTCGTGAGAAATATGAAACTTACCATAAATGCAAATTCACTTTAGAAGCGATCAATGCAGCAGTTTATTTGTCAGCAAGATATATACCTGACAGACAGCTTCCTGATAAGGCTATTGATCTGATTGACGAAGCTGGAAGTAGAGCTCGGATGGAATCATTTAAcaggaagaaggaagaacaGTCTTCAATTCTCTTGAAGTCACCGGATGAATACTGGCAAGAGATAAGAGCTGCTCAGGCCATGCATGAAGTG GTGTCATCTAACAAGATGAAATATAATTCAAATGAGAATGATCAAAAGAGTGGTACTACTGACGTTGAAGCACCTTGTGAAGACAATACTGGGTCAACATCTACCGCGTCACTCTCAGCTGACGA ACTAGTTGTAGTTGGGACAGAAGAGATTGCAAGAGTTGCCTCATTATGGTCAGGGATACCAGTACAGCAGTTGACTGCTGATGATAAAAAGATTTTAGTAGGACTAGATGATGAGCTCAGAAAACGTGTCATTGGCCAAGATGAAGCTGTTGTGGCGATATCTCGTGCGGTGAAGAGATCGCGTGTTGGCCTTAATGACCCTGACAGACCTATTGCTACACTGCTTTTCTGTGGTCCAACAGGAGTTGGTAAAACCGAGCTTACCAAAGCTCTAGCAGCAAGTTATTTTGGATCA GAATCTGCTATGCTTAGATTAGACATGAGCGAGTATATGGAGAGGCACACTGTGAGCAAGCTGATAGGCTCTCCTCCAGGGTACATCGGATATGGTGAAACTGGTACTTTGACAGAAGCAGTCAGGAGAAAACCATTTACCGTAGTATTGCTTGATGAGATAGAGAAAGCTCACCCTGATATTTTCAATATCCTTCTCCAAATCTTTGAAGATGGACATCTGACAGACTCGCAG GGCCGCAGAGTTTCCTTCAAGAATACCTTGATTGTCATGACGTCAAATGTTGGTTCTACATCAATTTCAAAGGGAAGACAGAGCATGGGTTTCTTGAAGGAAGATACTGAGTCAAGCTCGTATGTCGCAATGAAATCCCTTGTAATGGAAGAGCTGAAGGCATTTTTCCGGCCAGAGTTGCTCAATAGAATTGATGAGATGGTTGTGTTCCGTCCTCTGGAGAAGTCTCAG ATGCTGGCCATTCTTGATATCATCCTGAAAGAAGTGAAGGGCAGGCTTTTAGCCCTTGGGATAGGCTTAGAGGTTTCTGATGCAATGAAAGACCTGATTTGCCAAGAAGGATACGACAAGAGCTACGGCGCGAGGCCGCTGAGGAGAGCTGTCACCCACCTGATTGAGGATGTCATCAGCGAAGCGATTCTTTTTGGCGAGTTCAAGCCTGGTGACACGATACTGATGGACATCGATGCCGAGGGGAAGCCTTGCTTGAGCCATCTGGACGAACAGATCGTCCAGGTTTCTGACCCAACACGGACATTCTGA